The genomic DNA CTAAAAACGAAGATGGAACTTTGAGACGCTTGAGATAACCGAGCGTATAATTGCTCTTGCTGCCTGCCAACCCATCCGGGGTTACAGCTGCTACCCGATAGTAATAGTTAATTTTTTTTGGTACCGAATCGTTATAGAATAACTGGGTGGTACTATCGATGAGATAATAATCGACATTAACCGAATCGGCACGATAGAGATAGTATTTCTCGGCTCCGGATACCAATCTCCAGGATACTCGTATATAGTCATCATAGGTATTTCGGGAAGCAATAACATCATCAGGTGCGGAAAGTCCTTTCCGGTAGCCGGAGTTGGAACTGCTTCGTGAACCGGCCCGTCCCAAAGTGTCAAAAGCCGCAACATTATAATAGTAATGATCGGCAGTAGGAACAGTATCGTTATACCCTAAGGAAAAAACAGTATCAAATGGAGTAATGGTATCAAGGCGCTCCGATGATTCGGCCCGATAAAGATAATATCCCTTGGCATGGGACACCGATCTCCAGGAAAGATGAATATGGGAAGAGTAAGTACCGTTGCTTGCAGAAAAATAATTGGGAGCCGACAGACGTCGTGCAAATCCATATTCGCTGTAGCTCCGCCCACCGATTCTGCCCAGAGAATCAAAGGCGGCAACTTCATAATACCAGGTGTCGGTGGTTAAAACCGTATCGTTATAGCTGCTGGTGGCAATGGTATCGAATGGGGCAATGGTATCGAGTTCTGATGAGGACTCTGCGCGGAAAATGATATACCCCACTGCCCCGCTTACCTGGTACCATGTAAGACGGATGTGCGTTGAATAGGTGCCTTTGGTCGCCGAAAAGTACGAAGGCCTGGAGAGCCGCTTCAAATATCCATCATCATGATAGCTTCTGTCCCCCTCTCTTCCCATATTGTCTACAGCCGATACCTGATAATAGTAGGTATCCCCGGACGATACAGAATCTTTGTAGGTGGTAGTCTGGGTAACGGCGAGTACCGGAGCATCCATGAGCCCTGATTCGGACTGTGCTCGATAGATTTTGTATTCCCGGGCACCGGAAACCGAATACCAGCCAAGGTAAACATAACTGGAATAGGTACCATCCGTGGCGTTGAAAGAAGAGGGGCGTGCGGGAAGGGCAGGATAAGCAATCGGACTGAAATTACTGCTTACCCCTGATTTGTTTACCGCTGCAATTTTGTAATACCAGGTAAGTGCCCTATCTACCGTATCAATGTATGAATCGCCCTGTGTTGTCCCTACCAGCACATACAAGCCGTCTTTCTTATCCGAACGGTACACTTCAAATGAATAACCGGTTGAATAGGCGTACCATTCAACTGAAATCCGGGTCGAATCGAGGTAGGAAACGTTAATACTTGACGGTCGTGAAACAGCCGTAGAGCGCCTTTTACCAGTGAGAGTGTCGTTTACCCGCGCCGCGCCGTATTGATTGTAAGCTGCGATCTGGTAATAATACATTTTATAATCGGAAACAGTGTCGTAATATGAATAATAGCTTGAGTATGTAGGACAGGGAAGATAATCCTCTTCCCAAATTTTTCGATATGGACCGTAGGGGTACGCGGAACGATACAGACAGACCGCCTGACCGTTGTTACAGGTAAACTGTGCTTGGATATAATTCGTATATGAATTGATATCGAAATACCGTGGAGGATGAGGAGGTATGCCCTCGGGGGTGATAAAGGAACCGGCGATTACCGTACTGCTGTCCCAGGAATCGGTTATCGTGATCCGGTAATAGTATTTTGTTGCCGGTTGGAGACTGTCAAAAGATACTACCGAATCTCTGACCCCCATAACCGGACGCATGTCGGCAAGCTCAGTGCCTGCATAGGCCTGGATACTGATTGTATCGGCATCTTCATTGGCATCAAGTATATAGAGAGTGGCCTCGACAGTTCCTGTTGAATCATCAAAATTGAAATCGGCCCATAAGGGATTGTTTTCCAGATCAGCATTCGCCCTGGGAACAGAATTAATTGTCCAGTTGTCACCATGGGGGTCATAAGGATTCGATCTTCCGATCTCATCTCCATCCCTGAACGCACAACGAGAAAAAATAACCAAGACGAACAGCGGTAATATTTTTAGTAAACGTGTTATCATTGATGGATCTGGTTTCATAGAATAAAACAATCTATGCGGTATTAAAAGGCAATTGAAAGCGCAAAGCCGGTCCATAGAATGCCGGAAATTATATACCGCCGATTACGTTTTTTAATTTTTTTATTCGCATCTGCTTTTGCCGAAGAATATTCCTTCCAGAAATAATCAAATTGCGATGTTGTCAAACCGGCCTTCTGGTAGCTCTCTTTTGCTCCCTCCTCCCTTGACAGGGCATCCCGACATTGATTATTTGCCCTGATCCCGGCGACAGTAACAATACCGGCAACAGTACCGATAGATATATGCCTGAAAATGCGCAATTTCTTTTTCCGCACCTTTGTAATTGAATCGATAGTCGCCTCAGACATGAGTTCGCATCGGAGCGTATCATGAATCCGCCGGTTTATCAGAATTTTCCGGGAATAATCCCTGTGGTTTTCCTTTGAAACATTGATTGAATAGGTCCCGGGCTTAAGTGGCCGGTCCACCACTGGTGTAGTGCCGACATTTTTATCGTTAATATTTACCTCCGCTTCGGAAGGTGCGCTCAAGATGGTAATAAAACCATTTTGTGTGCCAAGGCGGACAGTTATTTTTTTCTTATCCTCAGACACAAAATCCATGGTTTTTGAGAATAATTTATACCCCTTTTTCTTCAGCGTAATGGTATGTTTTCCGGGAACCACTGTCGAATCATGAAATGGGGTGACCCCCTTTTCTATATCATCGATATAAACCGTTGCCCCTGATGGATCGGAAAAAAGTGTCAAAAATGCATATTTAACAACAGGCGCCGGAGGCTCTTCCATTTCAAAATGAATTGACGGTTCTTCATGAAAAGAATCTGATATTTCCTCTGAAGAATCGAACGGTGTGACCATTTGACTGTCAATATCCTGATACGGTGCTTCTCCGTAGGATTCCTCCCACTGTGCACTTGAAGAAAAAGAAATCAACCAGAAACAGATTAGAATCCTGGCCATGAAAGGAAACACATTTATATGCCCGAAGCAAATATTATTATTCATGATTTAATAAGCCTGTACCTCTAAATATAATTGAGTGCAACGATGAACTAAATGAGCTTAATTGGAAAAACCCATAGCACCAGAAGGTCCCCTATAAATAACAAGCGGCAATTTGTATTGTCAAGAAAAAAATATAAAAATTGCCATAATCACAAATTCAGGCCTGAAATCGTGTACAAACTTCCATAGATGAGAGGGTAATACCAAAAGTGAGCCTGCAGCAATAACGGCAAAAAAATCAGGGGCTTACATTCTTACAATAAACTAATCTTGTTCTCATACGATCACAACAGATAAATGTGTATTTTAAAGACATCTTCAGCCCACCATTCTAAGGAAAATCTCCTTACAAAGGCACATCTGCAATGCCCGGAAGAACTATTTCACGCCCCCCCTCTTTCCGGGCATTTCTTTTTTTCTTTCCGTTAACCGCTCTGATTGTGCCTATGGCATAAGCTTTCCAGCCCCCGGGGTGATACCAAATCGATCCGGCGATGAGGTTATCGCAAACGGATCCGGCTCCTCTCTGCCGTCATGTCGACAATACGTTAACCAAAAAACGAATACCCCCACCACAGAGCTTATCCATACCGGCATTGCCGGTAAGCATTTTACGCTGCGCTGTCCTGCTCCGCACCTAGTGGAATCGGGTTTCCCAGGGGCGCTGGGAGAAAAACCGTATAACAACATAACGGCCTTAAAAAGAAAAAGCGGGACGCGTCTTGACTGAGTAACGATCCCGCTCTAAGAGCCTTAATCCGAACACCAATTCTTACTATAGTATAAAACACCTTGCTATTTGTGACCGCTGTGAATCGGCCACTGCCTGCGGCATATATCTCATTCGCTGTTTACTCCTCAGCCTGAAATAATAAAAAACGGTGCCGGCTAGCAGGACTGGGGATCCTGCTTTAAGCGCCGACACCGCTAAGGCGAAAAAGGAGAGGAAAACTTGTATAATTTTTGTTGTCACGAGTGTAATTTTCTATATTTTTCCTACCAAACGGTTGCAACAAATCCGCTCATGCGGCCGAAGCCGTCGATTTCACGTACACTGAAATCACGCCATTGGGTTTTTGCATAGGTCCTTACCTTGTTACCACAGTTTCCTTCTACAGTATACAATGTATCCTCATCAGCCGAAACATCTCTGACAATTGCACTATGCCCCCCGGCACCGTTGTTGTAATCGTATCTGATATAATCTCCGGTAGCCGGAACAAAGGTATTCCAGTCTGCCGAAGTATGTGAAACCCATCGATCTCTTGCTTCGAACCAGGCCCGCAGGCTTG from Chitinivibrionales bacterium includes the following:
- a CDS encoding PEGA domain-containing protein, with the translated sequence MNNNICFGHINVFPFMARILICFWLISFSSSAQWEESYGEAPYQDIDSQMVTPFDSSEEISDSFHEEPSIHFEMEEPPAPVVKYAFLTLFSDPSGATVYIDDIEKGVTPFHDSTVVPGKHTITLKKKGYKLFSKTMDFVSEDKKKITVRLGTQNGFITILSAPSEAEVNINDKNVGTTPVVDRPLKPGTYSINVSKENHRDYSRKILINRRIHDTLRCELMSEATIDSITKVRKKKLRIFRHISIGTVAGIVTVAGIRANNQCRDALSREEGAKESYQKAGLTTSQFDYFWKEYSSAKADANKKIKKRNRRYIISGILWTGFALSIAF
- a CDS encoding CHAP domain-containing protein, with product MTDPGPIVEFLDKTGDGPHDYEAWCSEFVCWAYKASGYPLETSSGGWMIGGSSSLRAWFEARDRWVSHTSADWNTFVPATGDYIRYDYNNGAGGHSAIVRDVSADEDTLYTVEGNCGNKVRTYAKTQWRDFSVREIDGFGRMSGFVATVW